The Aspergillus nidulans FGSC A4 chromosome VII nucleotide sequence TGCTAACTCGCATAAACCAGATCCACTGTCGCTGACATCAACCGCAACATGGCTGAGAACCTCCGCTTCTGCGGTCCTGCTCTCATTGCCAACGAGACTACTTTGCACAACGTCATCCAGATGATTACCGACATTATCACCAAGAAGCACCCTTGCCAGCTCGAGTtcgctgaggaggatgttgatgctggcgAGGAAACTTCTGAGTTCGACTGGATTGTCGTTGATACCGCCCTTGACGTTGTCTCCGGTatggctgctgctcttggcGAGAGCTTCGCCGAGCTCTGGAAGGTATTCGAGAAGATCGTCCTCCGCTACGCCGGCAGCACCGAATCCATTGAGCGTGCCACTGCGGTTGGTGTCCTTGCCGAGTGTATCAACGGCATGGGTGCTGCCTCTACCCAGTTCACCCCTGCcttcctcaagctccttgtCCACCGCCTGAGCGACGAGGACCCTCAGACCAAGTCCAACGCAGCTTACGCTGTCGGCCGCCTCATCGAACACTCGAACTCGCCTGAGGTTGTCAAAGAGTTTCCCACCATCCTCAGTCGTCTCGAGCAATGCCTTCACCAGGATGTCTCCCGCCTCCAGGACAACGCCACTGGCTGCTTGTCTCGCATGATTCTCAAGCACCGCGAGAGCGTTCCCATCAAGGACGTCCTTcccgtcctcgtcaacaTCCTTCCCCTGAAGAACGACTACGAGGAGAACGACCCCCTGTACCGCATGATCTGCCAGATGTACAAATGGGAGGACCCGACTATCCGTGAGCTCACGCCGCAGTTCCTCCCCGTCTTCCAGTCCGTCCTTTGCGGCGATACCGACCAGCTAGAGGACGAGCGCCGGGCTGAACTCATCGAGCTCGTCAAGTGGCTGAACCAGATGCAGCCTGGTGCTGCCCCCTGGGCTGAGCAGCTGTAATGCTGTAACGCGCTTCGCCTCGCTTGCTATGATGAGTTACGGACGCCAACAACTTAACGTAATGGATACTGGATAGACTGGACATGTTTTGGACGATTACTAGAAAGATACCCTAGCGCCGGGCCGGTGAGCCTGCGCAATGACCACGGACTGCCACAGTGTATGGGCTATGGCAACGACTTATGATGGAAGATAACAGAAAAGTTTGTATATACTGTTAGAATCATGTCTTTCCTTATTTCCTTATAACCAGATTGTGTGCCTGCCTTCTCTCCTTTATGGCTGCCTACACAGTGTAATCAAATAGTGAGGCAGATGCTAAGCCCGCGCTATTATTAGCTCGCGCCTTAGTACTGCCACGTGAGCATTCTGACCGACCCACCGCCTTTCTTAAGCCCTGCGTCATCGTTCCCGTTTATCTCGATTCAATATTCTCCTTCGATTCATTCCACGGTTCCCTGTGGCAAACAATTTAAGCTGAGCTGATCCCAACCCTACCTTCTCACGCTCAGAAAACCAACAAAGTGCACCATGCCCTCCATCACGACACCCCTGAACTGGACTCTCCCTTCCTCgggctccagctccggctcttCAATCACCAAGCCCATCAAGACTGTCTCTAAGCCCTGTTTTGGCTGTGACTGCGGGGATACCGAGTGCGATTTTTGTATCTGTACCGTTATGTGAGGGGATAGCTAGGTATGGCGTCTGTATTCCCTCTGGGCATGAGTTGAGTAATTAACAAGAATTTTGTAGTTGCGCGTTCTGGTTCAGCTGGGTGGATGGCGGAGGTAGTGAAAGCAGTGGACAGTGTCTTAACAGATGGGCTGTGGTTTATAAGCTCACTGAAGTTTTTGCAAAGCCCTTTTAGTTTATATCCAAGCTATAAGTTGTTCTTGGGCCAATGCCATCTTATTTTCTTGTATTGTTTCTCTAGTGTACTAGCAGACAAGTTCTCTTATGAGGGTTGCTATCGGAAGCTCCCGCTAAGACTCAGCCGCAAACATACCACCTCTAGTATACTGTCCAGCAGGGAGACagacatgttgaagaagtttCAGTTCTCAGCTATTGAGCTAGCGTTCGGTATTGCTTTCGGACTACAAGATCCTACACAGCACAGCGGATTTGGAGGCGGTCTCCCGCAGCGCCCTTCGACAACATTAACTCCACCTCTGCGGGGTGCTCAGGTATACTCTCTTCGACTACTTCCCAATTACCATCACAAACCTCTTACATCCCTCTCTGTTGCAATCCGTCTTGCCGGCTTCTGAGTATAAATCATGGATATCGCGGACGCACTTCAAACGCACCCCACCGCCATAAAATGCATCGACATGCATACAACCGGCGAGCCAACACGTATCATCTATTCCGGTTTCCCGCAATTACGCGGCACCACTCTTCTCGACAAGCGCGACGATGCTCAGTCGCGCTACGACCACCTCCGTAAACGACTCATGCTTGAACCGCGCGGCCACAGCGACATGTACGGCGCTATTTTGGTGGCTGATACGGAACTCGTGCAGAAAGGGGATGCGCATATCGGCGTGTTATTTACACATGCAGGTGGATTCTCGACTATGTGCGGGCATGCGACTATTGCCCTGGGAAGGTTTCTGGTTGATACGGACGATCGAAATGTTTTCCCAAAGAGGGGCCACTTGGTAGTTGATTacgaaaagaaagaggtCGAGGTTCGGATTCATGCGCCTTGTGGGGTTGTGACGGTTTCGGTACCGGTCATTAGTGATGAGCATGGCAGGGTGAAGTCTGATGGGAGCAGAGGGGTTTCGTTCCTCTCAACGCCGGGGTATGTTGCCGGTTTGGGAATTGAGGTAGAGATTCCAGAGGAGGTGAGGTGGAGGGAACTAGGTAAGAGGAAGAGTATCGTGGTTGATATTAGCTATGGGGGTGCTTTTTATGCACTCGTTGAGGCTCAGAATATGGGCTTTCAGCGAGGACTAGGAGGTGACGAGGCAGAGATGAAGGCGTTGGCGGCAGCGGCGCGGAGCTTGAAGCAGTATCTACCGACGCACCCGGCCGTGACTGAAGCAATGCAGCAGTCAGAGGATGAGAGACTTTCCTTTTTGTACAGTGTTATGGTGATTGATCCAAAGATCGGCTTTCGGCCAAATGGTGCTGAGGGCGCCGAAACTGGGGTATGCTTTTTCGGAGAGAATGGTCAGGTTGACCGCTCGCCTACCGGGTCTTGCGTGACAGCGAGACTGGCGTTGGCGCATGCAAAGGGTGTTAGAGGGCTTGCGCAGCGGTGGGCTTATAACTCTCTCGTGTCAAACCAGTTCGCAACTGGGGCGTTTGTAGGCACGCTCGTTGACCAAACTGTCAGTGTCACGGGTTTCAAGGGAAATAAGTGGCCTGCGGTAGTTGTACGTGTTGAGGGAAGTGCATATTACACGGGAGTGATGACCCTTTTGCATGAGGAGGGCGATGTCACAAGCAAGGCTGGATTCCTAATGGATATTTGAGAAAGTCTCCTATGGGGATACACCAATATATACCACCAAAGGACTCAACTTGAATTGTTCCCGATTATATGGCTGGTACTACTAGCTACTCATAGGCTGGACGCGTGGATAGTACTACCTTCTTTATATATAACTTTGAAAGAAAGTTTTGTACCTGATAATATACCGTACATTTCTAACTCAGTCGTATCCAGGCAGGCAGGCTTTGCGTCTGCAGACTAGACAACTTCACCTGGTAGGCACCATTGATATTCGTGGTAGGAATATACCCCCTTGTGATGGACTGGCATGTATTCATGGCTCTAGCCATGTTCTAATGAGGTGTAGGAAGCTCCTGCCGCCTTATGCGAATCGAAACACCTGTTTGGCAGCAGTACTCGACGTTCAATATCAATCACCTATATGTCAACGTTAGGCAGCGCCGAAGGTCACTTTCGACAGCTGGCATACCCGTTAAGAATACAAAAATGACAGTTAAGTAAGGGCTATTGTCTTCTTAGTGGGACTTTTTGAATACCCAGTAGACTTCGCAACATGAGTCGACGTCGCAGTACACTTCACTCGTCTCCCTCCGCCTCTGGGAGTTAAATAGCTGCCCTACCGCCCTTATCTCCGCTGTCAGACACGGCCATCTCCAGATGGTCCAAGTCCTAATAGATCGAGGCGCTGAGATTAGCTACGTGCCGAGAAACGGCTACGCTGGAGGCTCAGCTTTGTCTGTGGCGGTCGCTCACGGGCATGAAGATATTGTCAAAGAGCCGCTGAGATATGATGTGCTTGAACTAGGTGATGGAACTTTACGCGGTACCATCTTTGGCGGCCGTCCAAGAATCGCCAAGCTCCTCCTGAATGAACTTGACCACAATCCTCGGTTTGCGACCCAGTTGCAGGATCATAATCTGCTGGCGTATGCAGCAGCACGAGGAGATCTCCGGCCTTCGAGCTGTGTCTAGGGCGCGGCTTCAATGAGCAGGAGGCTTTGGTTGCCGCTATCCAGTCGAATAATGCAACCATCGCCGGTACGTTACAGGACCGTAGACCAGGCCCTTCTTTAACACCCATCCTTGATACCGCGGTGGACGCTGCATTCTTCAAGTCAGATATCTCTACCATTGAAAAGCTGCTCGCTTCCGGAAGACAGATCATGAGTGTGGATCTCATCTCCTAACAGCAAGGTGTGCTGCCGTGCCTCTCACGCTCTGCTAGAGCAATTCTAGTTACCGATGTTTTGCAGAGACTTGGTAGCCCGGCAACCGCCAGTGCTGGCAATTGCCCTCTTGACATAGGCTCATTTTGATATTTGACAAATAGCAGGAGTCTGAACTCGGCGCGTAGCAGATCCGTCTTCTGTACAATATAAGTGCTTGTTCAAGGAAACTTATCGAAAAGCACTTATACTCTATCTGCGAGGAACTACAATATTCAAGAATCAGCATGCAAGAAATATCATGCAAGAAATATCATGCAATATCTAGCCAGTACAGACAACCTGACATGCCTCGATCTTTCCATCGTAGACTTGGTGTAGCCGTACACTTTGAACCTACCAATACCTATCCTTGCAAACAGCACACCCACCATCATCATGCCGCAATGGCTGGTGGACTTGTAGGCTAGTACGCCTTTATCCCGGCCGGTCTGTGCATGTGGTAAAAGTCGCACCAATGGATACGATTATCTCCAACATTGAATCTCCTCGACTGCAAAAGGCTGCGGTAATCAACAGAGTCGCAAACGAGAATTCCCACGTTTTCATGAGAATCCACCATTTTAACAGCGGTAGCGCTCAGAGAGCAGCTGGAACTTGATGAGGTCTCCTGAAATCGCCCGGTTTTAAGGACCATGATCCTAATAGAGGTGTCAAACCTGGTCTTCCAAACGTCTACGAATGCGGTATTGAGAGGCCAATGTGTCACGTTCACTTTGTTGGGATCATGCCACATCGGCCGGTTGGCTGCCTGGATCTTCGCTGTAGGAACTGCTAAGAGGGACATTGACCTTGCGCAATTAAAGCCACAACGGAACTGTGCATGGGCCGCAAACACAGTACAGAGGAAGgtcgaagagggagaaattCAAACGCGCTTCCCGGTTACTGATAGCAAGAACAGCGTCGAAGACAGTCAGTTCAATGTAAAGCTCCTTAGTGAAGAAATCGACGTGGCAGCATGGCCTGCAAGCGATGTCTGAAACGCGCGAACCTCGGATGAGGATCTTTGCGAGACGTGtgggaagatgcagagatCGACCTGGAGGGGGTTCTTGTGCTCGTGTGGGGGTCACATGCTCTCCCGATCTGCTGAGCCTCTCACTGGCGCTCATCGAGCGCAGCCACACTTTCGCTGACGCTTGTTCTCTCGATCTCGTGTGATTTCGTCTTTTCCCAGGATCTTTGTCTGGGATACAATGACTTTGTTCTGATCCCTTGCCCAAAAAGCGCGTCCAGCACGCACCGCGACAATGAGCAGGCGCCGGCTTCCCACCGACCTGCCCCCCAACTTCCGATATCCGCTAATGACTCCTGATAATGATCGCGAATCGTTTGCGGATTACGATTTGTATGATGGCGATGCCGGTCGCTCTCGGGAGCCTTTGGTCTACCCAAATTACCAACCCCGCGAGCGGAGCCCCGCTCCCCAGGTTGTGCGCGTCGCAAAGCAGCCTGAGATGATCAGAAGACAATCACTCAGGCCCTTCTCAGGCGACTGGGGCACTGCTGACGCTGTCAACGTGGCCGGCGATTCAAAAGTACCGGGGTCTTTTCAGGATACAGATGCAGAGGGTAGGGCAACGGAGATTCTCGACGCCGTTCCACGAGGCGCTTACTCTCACCCCATCGATAGCGCCGATTTTTACACTGATGAATCGGATGAAAACTTGGATTTTGGGCATGAGGAGCCTTTAATCTTTCCACGACTTACACTAGAAGAAGTGGTGCAAGAGGTTGCTCACATCTTGCGGACTCGATCAAAACCCGCTAGCGAAGGCTTTACCTACGTTTTCGCCGATCCCACCGGGCACAATAGATTCTACAAGATTGGCAGTGCAAAGAATGTTTCCACCCGGGCGAATGATCATCGCAAGATCTGCAATATCTCTTACTTCAGAGCCCAGAAGAAACCTGCCACTCCTCTCTGGCAATACAAGCGGCTCGAGAAGCTGGCCCAGGCCGAACTAATCAATATGAGCTACGATCCCAACTGCATTTGCGGGATTCAACAGCGCCAGTATTTCTGGGGAAGGGCGGAAACTGCTTTCGAGACAATCGAGTTTTGGTCCAAATGGCTACTGAAGCACTCTCCGTACGATAAGAGCGGCCGCTTGCTACCATTCTGGGAATATCGACTGAGGGTTTTTGAAGCGAAAATTCAGAAGAACTTTGACTGCCAGGGCGCCAAATGCATGAAGCATAGCGCGGATGTCATCGCCTGTCCTATTTGCCTTCGTGCAGGATGGAAAGCATGGACTGAGCCATCGGGGCTTGATAAGATCGAATTCGTTTCTCGAACACAAATCGGTAGTCCTTGGGTTCACAAGATCCTGCTCTACTTATACAAATACATTCCAATACAGGATAGTGTATGGGTTACCTCTATTGACGGCCTAGCGAGGGCGGTATCCTTGTGCGACAGGTTTAAGAGCCCTGCAATATTACTCAACCTCTTGTATGCCCGGCTTCTCATACCTATGCTTTGGTCGACAATCTTCACAACAGCCGAATATTTCTCGTTCTTTGCTATTATGGAGATTCTAGTATTCTCTGCGATCTATCAACTGGTCAGGTTAGAGCTTGCTCAGCTCGGCGTACACAGGCGTGGCACGGAGAGACTGAGCAAGGACAGCCGCCAAATTCGTCGAAAGGCTCTCCCGCCCTCCTCAGATAGAGCAGTCGATGAAGCAAGCTGTCGAAAACATTCAAAGGAACCGAGAATTCTGGAGATcccagatgatgaagatggagatatCCTGCACCAAGCACCGtccagcggcggcggcggccaaaAAATTCGACAAGCACCAGTGTTTCTTCCTCCTAGCGAGGCGGCTACGCGCCTGAAACGGTTCCAACCTGGTAGGCGGAGGAGCGACTTTGTATAAGGTTTAGTGAGACACGCAGCATCATTTTtggctcttctcttgcaaGCTCATGTTTACTCCTTTGTTATTGGGCTGGCTGATGCTCGTCTGTTGGTCAAGTTTGCAAGCCCTTGTATATGGTTATGCTTTGCCGCATTTCCCATTTCCGATTCACGATTCACGACGCAAATGCTACTCCTATATACCCGCGATGTCTGTTGCCTTTTTTAACGATTGCCAATTGCAATGTACTGGGCATGGGCGAGACTTTTATGACCACTTACCAATATATGAAACTACCCAACTTATCATATAGTTCTAAAGGCTCAAGGATATCTAATCGGAGGAAAATGCTTATGCTTACACCTCCGCTTACTAATGAGCTTATTCTGTGGCCACGAGGGCTTTGTCAGCGGCAGGTCCCGGAGTCTGACCGGCACcttcctgctttcttcatcatcttttaCATCATGTTTTCTCGTGCGATATTGCTCAGGTTCACTCCTCTAGTAGACATATTTCTATTGGCTCATGATCTCTCAGGAGTAGCCTGATGTACCTTTCTCCAAACTCCGGCGGGCGCTCGGATGAAGAGCCGCCACAACAGAGTAAGCGGACCGCCAGAGCTTGTGATGCTTGTTATAAGCGAAAGGTATGAGTCGATTCTATACGGATAAAGGTTGATACTAACATGGTCGCAGATAAAATGCGATGCTGCAGTGCCCCGGTGTAATTGGTGTAGCCACCATGACTCGCCATGTACGTTCGAACGCAAAGTTCGAAGAACGCGCAAGCGGGCAGTTGTTGGGAAAGAGTATGCAAACTTCAGACTATTTTCAGTGCGTTGTCCTGACCTGTCCGCAGATCTGCTGCTGTCCCAGGCTCTGAGCTTTCTGAGCGCATCGCTAGAATTGAGAGACTTCTTTCCGAGAAGCTTCCTCAAGAGCCTGGTGAGTCTCGCCCCATCCTGATGCCCGGGGGGTCAGTAACTTATTGCTGTAGCATACACCCCACCGCAGCAACTGCCGTCTATTTCTCCTGGTCTGAACCTTCCCTTTACTTCCAGTCTGGCATCCATGCCACAATCGTCTGCTTCATCCTCAGTCCCACTGCATtttgctggaagagagctgggcGCAATCAGCTTGTTCACAGGGATCCCATTTATTCTCCCCGAGGGCCAGGAGTGGGTGCAGTCACGTACTGGCCAAAAGCTCGCTTTCGATCAGTTCACGTCGAATCGAGCCCCATGGGAAAGGCAGCGAGTGCAGAACTCCAATGCCATGCTAATGCACCTACAGGCACCAAATGCCCTTGATCTGCCGAACCGGCACCATATCGAATTCAGTTTCAACGTTTACCGCACGTCTCTAATGCAACGAGTCTTTCCGGTCGTTGACCCGGTTCTTTTCTGGACTACAATCGACGCGGCTTACAAGGAACCGTTTTCCGGCTCTGATGGCGCCCATGTTAGTTCTAAAGCAAGCATCTTCGCTTTTGCGACGTTTGTCTCGGGGCTTTGCAAACCCTGCTTTTTAGACCAAGGCACAAATTTGCCGCGCTTCGATGAGGAGGCTTGTGTTCTGAAAGCACGATACCTACTATGTCAGGTTCTGCAGGAACCTCCAACACTAGATGGACTACAGGCTGTGGCAATGTTGGTAAGTCCACAACAATCTAAATTTTTCGTAACTTCTGCCTTCCATAGCTTACTTGGCCTCTCTTTGCAGGGAATGTTGGAACTATTCGCAGGCAACCTGCAATCTGCGAATTACTATGGTTCTATCTCAGCTCGCATGATTTTCATGCTTGGCGCCCACATCTTCACTGACCAGCGCTCTTGGTATCCGGAATCATTTACAGATACAGAGGCGCGCATCAAGGGACAGCTCCGTAACTTATTCTGGCTATGCTATACCCTAGAACAAGACGTCTCCCTTAGGACAGGACAAGCCCAATTGTTCTCAGAAGACAACTGCGATCTCACTCTGCCTCCAGATTACGTCAATGAAATGGAAGCCAGTCTGGAATTCCACCACACCTCGACAGACTTCCCCCAAAACCCAATTTTCCCAGTCGACCTCCGTCTAAGCGTCATTAAAGCACGAGCATACAGCGCGCTCTATTCCTTCAAGGCTATGAAAAAGACGGACGCTGAGATACTCAAGGATATTCGTGAATTAGATGACGAACTAGAACGGTGGCGTCTTTCTTTGCCTGTAAGATGGAGACCTACTCTTTCATTCTCTCAGGAGAAACCAGATCCAAATTGTAACATGCACTCTGTCATTCTCCGTCTGAATTACCACCTTTGCATGACAATAATCCACCAAGCGAGCAGTCGCTGCAAATCATGGGCGACACAAGGCTGCGTCATGGACGGTGTGAGCTCCAGTCTCGCTCTGTCTGTTGAGGCAAGCCGCTCTACATTACTCTACCTCGAGACATCAGGCCACGTTCTTGTCGATGGTGTGTTTTGGTACgttttcctctttctgttcATTTtacctttctctctcctgAATTTAAGCTCGAACTAACAGCACCAGGACCCTTATTTTCTACCCCATGTCTgccctcctcgccatttTCTGCAATATTCTCCAGAACCCGGCAGACCCGCAAGCATCCAAGGATTTGGCCCTGCTAAAGAGTGCAACGGGCATGCTTGAACGGGTTTTCTTACGGCAGGCGTACTCGGTCAACGAGCTCATGCATGTCAAGCTGGTTGCGGATTTTGTGAATGAACTGTGTAGACTTGCGACTTGTGCAATGGATAAAGCGTGGAAGGAAAGAATGAGCGGGGCTTGTACGCCTACGTCTTAAATACCTGACGTACTCGGGCGTGATGGTTAGAGAGGGCTAGAGGCGTTTGATGGATATTTGGATGGACAAGAATTCGGGTTTTCGTTATACATGGACGGCATATATCTACGGCTAGAAGGGTTTTGATAAATACGGAGCGCAGGCGCAGGTTACAGGTTATAAATATGGATTAAGCAcaatatatttattttgcTGATTGAATTCTTTTTGTTCTGGAGCTAAAATATCAGCATGCTCGAGCAAGTCCGGGAACCTGCAAGATGGGTATCTTAAATCCCAAATCTAAGCAAGTCAGTAGGTATACACCAAGTGGTAATTCGAGAATGCAAAGCAAATATAGAAGCTTAATTTCAGATAGATGAGGTAAAAATGCGCAATTATCACCAAAGCGTACAAGTACGTTCAGATGGGGTTGAAACAAAGATAAAAGGCAAATCATCATTGAGGGTTATCGGGAATAAGAAAATGCGTTGACTTACTCTAGTGATTAGTAGAAACTGAGGAACAGGTGTGATGATTAGGCGACAGACAGTATTATATCCGGCGTTATTGAATTTTTCCTTcaaggaaggagagatgaAGCGTCCAAGCCATTTGTCCTTGACGTACTGAAGCTGTCAACAAAACTTCTTTACCTGCAGAAAAATTTGGCGCCAATTTAAGGAAGCGAGACTAGTGCATCACGTGATCGGCGGATCAACCTAATATCCGAGCTTTTTGGGTCCGCCTTAACACAATTGCAGAGTCGATTCCGCTGTAAAAGCAGATTTTGCTTATGGTTTCTTGGTACAAGTGGCTGTTGTTGTGTATCTCTTAAGTCTGGCTTAGAATGCCGACGTTCTTAACCCTTCTGCATGGGATGTATTGATCGCTCTCCAAAGACCTGAGCATGCCAATCAGCCAGCAAATGCGGTCGACGGAGTAGTTTTGGCGAGCAATGCTCTGATTGTGTTTTGCGCAAGGGACAGCGCATAAGGCGGTCAAGGTTATTCTCAGGTCAGTCGTCGAGTTTGCCGTCAAGAATATCCCAAAGTAGCTTCGAGTCCTCAGGGATCTGATCTTCCGGCTTCACACCTTTCTTGTCTTTTGTAGTGGACTGAATCGTAGATCCCACATCAGCGCCTTCGGCAGCCAACTGATCCAATACGGCGTTTACTTCTTCTTTCAGCTTGTCCATCTGTTGTATTTCGTCTTTTGTGCGGGCTAACTGCGCTTCCATCATCATAATAAGAGATTCTCGGGCTTGGTGAGGTCGATATAGATTTAATAGATGGTGCGCGTTGATAAAGAGGTTGCGAATATCCTCAACTTTCGGTTCAAACTGCTCCGGCGCCACAGACAGGATCCCAACGAACTCTAGAAAGTTCAAGAGTAACGACTTGCTAATTTTCAAGAGATAGTACGCATGGTTCAGCGGCTGCGCGGGTTGTGAGCTGTCTCCGCTTTTCGTGTCGGGTTTGGGCGACGAGGGGTAGAGCTGGGTAATCCCTTGTTCCTCGAGGGAAGGAAGAGCTGTTGAGAGCTAGTAGGCAGTGTTAGTAAGTTCCGAGTAGCATATGGTTTCGGCGCCTCACATTCTGAACTTCCCCAAAGATGCTATACTGCTCCGAAGGAATCTCTGGAGGCACGAGGAATCGAAGCTCTGGGGGTATTTTCAAAGAGCGCAATTCGGCCGGCGaccattctttctttcttcgtcgCCCATCCTCTCCCTTGGATGCCTCTTTCTTAATATTTTCCAATCTCTGTAAGTTTTCAGGCGTGAAATGTTTCCAgagaggtggaggaggagcgaagGCAGTATTGAAAGTTCTGCCAGGTTCTGCCATGACTGGCAAGTCTTTATCCAGTGAGGGAGCGACTGTATTCGACAGTTGTAATTTCTAGTCGGTCGCTAGGTCCAGCGCACTGGAGTCGCTGGAAATGGAAGGTTAGAAGCTACAAATGTTGGGATGTTTTCGCCCGCAATCATCGCGGAGATCCagaggttggtgatggcCCGTGCGTTCGGGCAGCTGCTATGGCCGACAAGACCGCCTACACCTTTATTATTCCTATCCCTGGTCCAGCGCATGCTCTCCAGTCGAGGAGTCTCGACCTCCATGACGTTCGTTATTCATTAAGAGCGCAAATATGGCCCGCAGCACGTTGTCGGCTGGCTCGACGGTTCCCGTCTCTCCTATTGCTGGAGCCTGGTCGCGTGTTTTCCTGCGTTCTTACCCACTTGTTGATGTTATCGGTTTGGCTTGTATTCTAGCATGCTGGATTTTTGTAGGTCTTCGCGAGTCCTATTGAAAACTCAATTGACGGTACTGGTGCTGAACAATTCGCAGATCCAGATATTTGTGACCCCGTTCCATCGCATGTTCGCTCTTGATAATCAGGCTCTTCAGTATCCTTTCGCTACAGTCGAACGAGTCCCCGTGCTATGGTCTATATTCTATGCCGGAGTTATCCCGCTCCTAATCCTTTTAGTTTGGGCTGCCGTTTTCCGTCCCAGTCCATATAAAGTACAAGTGACGATCCTCGGTTTCCTGACGGCTATAATGCTCACCTCGCTTCTCACGGACATCATTAAAAATGCGGTTGGAAGACCCCGTCCTGATTTAATATCACGCTGTATGCCTAGAAAAGGAACTCCTGAGAGTACGCTTGTCTACTGGACTGTTTGCACACAGACCAACGAACATATTCTACAGGAGGGGTGGAGGAGTTTCCCAAGCGGTCACAGCAGTTTCTCATTTGCTGGACTGGggtatctatcattgtaaGCTTGGTGCGAATTCCCATAGCTAGCCACCCACTAATCATTCATGTCAGGTTCTTCTCTGGTCAGATGCACGTGTTTAGGCCTAGAACGGACTTATGCCGCTGTCTTTTGGTCCTGATTCCGATCGTCTGTGCCCTCATGGTCGCGATTTCCCGCCTAGATGATTACCGGCACGAC carries:
- a CDS encoding putative proline racemase (transcript_id=CADANIAT00008796), with the translated sequence MDIADALQTHPTAIKCIDMHTTGEPTRIIYSGFPQLRGTTLLDKRDDAQSRYDHLRKRLMLEPRGHSDMYGAILVADTELVQKGDAHIGVLFTHAGGFSTMCGHATIALGRFLVDTDDRNVFPKRGHLVVDYEKKEVEVRIHAPCGVVTVSVPVISDEHGRVKSDGSRGVSFLSTPGYVAGLGIEVEIPEEVRWRELGKRKSIVVDISYGGAFYALVEAQNMGFQRGLGGDEAEMKALAAAARSLKQYLPTHPAVTEAMQQSEDERLSFLYSVMVIDPKIGFRPNGAEGAETGVCFFGENGQVDRSPTGSCVTARLALAHAKGVRGLAQRWAYNSLVSNQFATGAFVGTLVDQTVSVTGFKGNKWPAVVVRVEGSAYYTGVMTLLHEEGDVTSKAGFLMDI
- a CDS encoding GIY-YIG nuclease family protein (transcript_id=CADANIAT00010525), with product MSRRRLPTDLPPNFRYPLMTPDNDRESFADYDLYDGDAGRSREPLVYPNYQPRERSPAPQVVRVAKQPEMIRRQSLRPFSGDWGTADAVNVAGDSKVPGSFQDTDAEGRATEILDAVPRGAYSHPIDSADFYTDESDENLDFGHEEPLIFPRLTLEEVVQEVAHILRTRSKPASEGFTYVFADPTGHNRFYKIGSAKNVSTRANDHRKICNISYFRAQKKPATPLWQYKRLEKLAQAELINMSYDPNCICGIQQRQYFWGRAETAFETIEFWSKWLLKHSPYDKSGRLLPFWEYRLRVFEAKIQKNFDCQGAKCMKHSADVIACPICLRAGWKAWTEPSGLDKIEFVSRTQIGSPWVHKILLYLYKYIPIQDSVWVTSIDGLARAVSLCDRFKSPAILLNLLYARLLIPMLWSTIFTTAEYFSFFAIMEILVFSAIYQLVRLELAQLGVHRRGTERLSKDSRQIRRKALPPSSDRAVDEASCRKHSKEPRILEIPDDEDGDILHQAPSSGGGGQKIRQAPVFLPPSEAATRLKRFQPVLKAQGYLIGGKCLCLHLRLLMSLFCGHEGFVSGRSRSLTGTFLLSSSSFTSCFLVRYCSGSLL
- a CDS encoding putative C6 transcription factor (transcript_id=CADANIAT00010526); this translates as MYLSPNSGGRSDEEPPQQSKRTARACDACYKRKIKCDAAVPRCNWCSHHDSPCTFERKVRRTRKRAVVGKESAAVPGSELSERIARIERLLSEKLPQEPAYTPPQQLPSISPGLNLPFTSSLASMPQSSASSSVPLHFAGRELGAISLFTGIPFILPEGQEWVQSRTGQKLAFDQFTSNRAPWERQRVQNSNAMLMHLQAPNALDLPNRHHIEFSFNVYRTSLMQRVFPVVDPVLFWTTIDAAYKEPFSGSDGAHVSSKASIFAFATFVSGLCKPCFLDQGTNLPRFDEEACVLKARYLLCQVLQEPPTLDGLQAVAMLGMLELFAGNLQSANYYGSISARMIFMLGAHIFTDQRSWYPESFTDTEARIKGQLRNLFWLCYTLEQDVSLRTGQAQLFSEDNCDLTLPPDYVNEMEASLEFHHTSTDFPQNPIFPVDLRLSVIKARAYSALYSFKAMKKTDAEILKDIRELDDELERWRLSLPEKPDPNCNMHSVILRLNYHLCMTIIHQASSRCKSWATQGCVMDGVSSSLALSVEASRSTLLYLETSGHVLVDGVFWTLIFYPMSALLAIFCNILQNPADPQASKDLALLKSATGMLERVFLRQAYSVNELMHVKLVADFVNELCRLATCAMDKAWKERMSGACTPTS
- the med7 gene encoding mediator complex subunit MED7 (transcript_id=CADANIAT00008797) encodes the protein MAEPGRTFNTAFAPPPPLWKHFTPENLQRLENIKKEASKGEDGRRRKKEWSPAELRSLKIPPELRFLVPPEIPSEQYSIFGEVQNLSTALPSLEEQGITQLYPSSPKPDTKSGDSSQPAQPLNHAYYLLKISKSLLLNFLEFVGILSVAPEQFEPKVEDIRNLFINAHHLLNLYRPHQARESLIMMMEAQLARTKDEIQQMDKLKEEVNAVLDQLAAEGADVGSTIQSTTKDKKGVKPEDQIPEDSKLLWDILDGKLDD
- a CDS encoding phosphatase PAP2 family protein (transcript_id=CADANIAT00008798), whose product is MARSTLSAGSTVPVSPIAGAWSRVFLRSYPLVDVIGLACILACWIFIQIFVTPFHRMFALDNQALQYPFATVERVPVLWSIFYAGVIPLLILLVWAAVFRPSPYKVQVTILGFLTAIMLTSLLTDIIKNAVGRPRPDLISRCMPRKGTPESTLVYWTVCTQTNEHILQEGWRSFPSGHSSFSFAGLGYLSLFFSGQMHVFRPRTDLCRCLLVLIPIVCALMVAISRLDDYRHDVYDVTSGTILGSVVAYFCYRRYFPPLRSFRCDTPYSKDDFVPEGFSKLPDDEEQQLSGRRAQSWGGEESYQLDVSVSHEDR